Proteins from one Chthoniobacterales bacterium genomic window:
- a CDS encoding sigma-70 family RNA polymerase sigma factor has translation MLYTFDSISPVAFNEMSDEQLMRSVVDQDTGAFEEMHRRYASMLKTQVARVLHDEFIAEDVVQEIFVDLWTSADRYSEAKGKVIGWLMTIARRRAIDRLRKFQCRQRAEDRLENDMEKQPASWTHTRIEADIESAEMQRLLSNLMSKLPEAQRKAVEWAYLQGMSQREIAQKMQIPLGTIKTRLDLAVRKLSGALREVLNDTTGASLAA, from the coding sequence ATGCTCTACACATTCGATTCCATCTCTCCCGTCGCCTTTAACGAAATGTCCGACGAACAACTCATGCGCTCTGTGGTTGACCAAGACACCGGTGCCTTTGAGGAAATGCACCGCCGCTACGCTTCCATGCTGAAAACCCAGGTGGCCCGCGTGCTGCACGATGAATTCATCGCCGAGGACGTCGTTCAGGAAATTTTCGTCGATCTCTGGACGTCAGCTGACCGCTACTCTGAGGCCAAAGGGAAAGTCATAGGCTGGTTGATGACCATCGCCCGCCGCCGCGCGATTGATCGCCTTCGCAAGTTCCAGTGCCGTCAACGCGCCGAGGATCGCCTCGAAAACGACATGGAAAAGCAACCCGCCTCTTGGACGCATACTCGTATCGAGGCCGATATCGAATCCGCCGAGATGCAGCGTTTACTCTCGAACCTCATGTCCAAGTTGCCCGAAGCCCAGCGCAAGGCTGTGGAATGGGCTTACCTGCAAGGCATGAGCCAGCGCGAGATCGCCCAGAAGATGCAAATCCCGCTCGGCACGATCAAGACCCGGCTCGACTTGGCCGTTCGCAAACTCTCCGGCGCTCTCCGCGAAGTGTTGAACGACACGACCGGTGCCAGTCTCGCTGCCTAA
- the lepA gene encoding translation elongation factor 4 codes for MSTANTRNFCIIAHIDHGKTTLSDRLLEHTGTIQVREQQDQMLDAMDLERERGITIKSHPVTMQYKAKSGEIYKLNLMDTPGHVDFAYEVSRSLAACEGALLIVDAAQGVEAQTVANVHLAMKQGLTLIPVINKIDLPNADLPTVKKQLEEILAIPGEEAIPASAKAGIGIDDILEAVIARIPPPVDTPNEKLRALVFDSTFDTYRGVVVYVRVVDGSISAGDNIKTMATNKSYDVKEVGIFRPSNPKMSVQPRLGPGDVGYVIANVKDPAEIKVGDTLTNGRLPSLIPLPGFQIVHPMVFSGIYPINTADFEALKIAMGKLQLNDSAFNFMPESSVALGFGFRCGFLGLLHMEIIQERLRREYDMDIIATYPSVIYEVLRTNGEVLLVDNPEHLPDFSVIEEIREPIVQAFIMVPNEYISPLMQLILEKRGVLEHTESLDTRRVMLTCSLPLNEIVVDFNDKIKSITRGYGSMDYEHAGYRADKLVKLDMLVNGEPIDAFSSIVHREKAESRGRQLAAKLKEVIPTQLYQVSIQATIGGKIVARENVSAMRKNVIAKCYGGDITRKRKLLEKQKEGKKRMKSFGTVNIPQEAFIEVLKSN; via the coding sequence ATGTCCACCGCCAACACCCGTAATTTCTGCATCATTGCCCATATCGACCACGGCAAAACCACCCTCTCCGACCGCCTCTTGGAGCACACCGGCACCATCCAGGTCCGCGAGCAGCAGGACCAAATGCTCGACGCCATGGACCTCGAACGCGAGCGCGGCATCACCATCAAGTCGCATCCCGTCACGATGCAATACAAGGCGAAGTCCGGCGAAATCTACAAACTCAACCTCATGGACACGCCCGGGCACGTCGACTTCGCCTACGAAGTCTCCCGCTCCCTCGCCGCCTGCGAAGGCGCCCTCCTCATCGTGGACGCCGCCCAAGGCGTCGAAGCCCAGACCGTCGCCAACGTCCACCTCGCGATGAAACAGGGCCTCACCCTCATCCCCGTCATCAACAAGATCGACCTCCCGAACGCCGACCTCCCCACCGTCAAAAAGCAACTCGAAGAAATCCTCGCCATCCCCGGCGAAGAAGCCATCCCCGCCAGCGCCAAAGCCGGCATCGGCATCGACGACATTCTCGAGGCCGTCATCGCCCGCATCCCCCCGCCCGTCGATACCCCCAACGAAAAACTCCGCGCCCTCGTCTTCGACTCCACCTTCGACACCTACCGCGGCGTCGTCGTTTACGTCCGCGTCGTCGATGGCTCCATCTCCGCTGGTGACAACATCAAAACGATGGCCACCAACAAAAGCTACGACGTCAAAGAAGTCGGCATCTTCCGCCCCAGCAACCCCAAAATGTCCGTCCAGCCGCGCCTCGGCCCAGGCGACGTCGGCTACGTCATCGCCAACGTCAAAGACCCCGCCGAAATCAAAGTCGGCGACACCCTCACCAACGGACGCCTCCCCTCCCTCATCCCCCTGCCCGGCTTCCAGATCGTCCACCCCATGGTCTTCTCCGGCATCTACCCCATCAACACCGCCGACTTCGAAGCCCTCAAAATCGCCATGGGCAAACTCCAACTCAACGACTCCGCCTTCAACTTCATGCCCGAAAGCTCCGTCGCGCTCGGATTCGGCTTCCGCTGCGGCTTCCTCGGCCTCCTCCACATGGAAATCATCCAGGAACGCCTCCGCCGCGAGTACGACATGGACATCATCGCCACCTACCCCAGCGTCATCTACGAAGTCCTCCGCACCAACGGCGAAGTCCTCCTCGTCGACAACCCCGAGCACCTCCCGGATTTCAGCGTCATCGAAGAAATCCGCGAACCCATCGTGCAGGCCTTCATCATGGTCCCCAACGAATACATCTCGCCGTTAATGCAGCTCATCCTCGAAAAACGCGGCGTCCTCGAACACACCGAAAGCCTCGATACAAGGCGCGTCATGTTAACCTGCTCCCTGCCCCTCAACGAAATCGTCGTCGACTTCAACGACAAAATAAAATCCATCACCCGCGGCTACGGCAGCATGGACTACGAACACGCCGGCTACCGCGCCGACAAACTCGTCAAACTCGACATGCTAGTGAATGGCGAGCCCATCGACGCCTTCAGCAGCATCGTCCACCGCGAAAAAGCCGAATCCCGCGGCCGCCAGCTCGCCGCCAAACTCAAAGAAGTCATCCCCACGCAACTCTACCAAGTCAGCATCCAGGCCACCATCGGCGGCAAAATCGTCGCCCGCGAAAACGTCAGCGCCATGCGCAAAAACGTCATCGCCAAATGCTATGGCGGCGACATCACCCGCAAACGCAAACTGTTAGAAAAACAAAAAGAAGGCAAAAAGCGGATGAAGAGCTTCGGCACCGTCAACATCCCCCAAGAAGCCTTCATCGAAGTCCTGAAGTCGAACTAA
- a CDS encoding phosphodiester glycosidase family protein: MKILPLIGAALLLGLSGSLRAVDFSSTTFNGKRITVCQVDLRKGNLRLFLRDETGATFKRFDKLASWLAARGEKLIFAMNGGMYHGNFAPVGLFISEGKTLEALNLSDAPGNFFLKPNGVFLISKSGAKIVESSEFPANGKGVLLATQSGPLLVQHGRLHSAFQSGSTSCLFRNGVGIVNANTVVFAISEEPINFDEFARGFRDTLHCQDALFLDGTISSLYSPELKRSDFRMDLGPILGITEPSR, encoded by the coding sequence ATGAAAATCCTCCCTCTCATCGGCGCAGCGCTCCTCCTCGGGCTCAGCGGCTCCCTACGGGCCGTCGATTTCAGTTCCACAACCTTCAACGGCAAACGCATCACCGTCTGCCAGGTCGATCTCCGAAAGGGAAACCTCCGACTCTTCCTGCGCGACGAAACAGGCGCGACCTTCAAGCGATTCGACAAGCTGGCGTCTTGGCTCGCAGCCCGTGGCGAAAAGCTCATCTTCGCCATGAACGGCGGGATGTATCATGGCAACTTCGCCCCCGTCGGACTCTTCATCTCCGAAGGCAAAACCCTCGAGGCACTCAACCTCTCGGACGCCCCAGGGAACTTTTTCCTCAAGCCCAATGGCGTCTTCCTCATTTCCAAGAGCGGCGCGAAAATCGTCGAATCCTCCGAGTTCCCGGCCAACGGCAAAGGCGTCCTGCTCGCCACCCAATCCGGTCCCCTCCTCGTCCAACACGGCAGACTCCACTCCGCCTTCCAGTCCGGCTCGACCTCGTGCCTCTTCCGCAATGGCGTCGGCATCGTCAATGCCAACACCGTCGTCTTCGCCATCAGCGAGGAACCCATCAACTTCGACGAATTCGCCCGAGGCTTCCGCGATACATTGCACTGTCAGGACGCCCTTTTTCTCGACGGCACCATCTCCAGCCTCTACTCCCCAGAACTTAAACGCAGTGATTTCCGCATGGACCTCGGCCCCATCCTCGGCATCACCGAACCATCGCGTTAA
- a CDS encoding L,D-transpeptidase yields the protein MQGIRILFIVLLSAVAVQAQAFFAPVREAIISVPDQKLVVMEGTKKIASFPVSTSKFGIGDRHNSWSTPLGSLRVAQKIGDHIPPGAVFRRRQPTGEILQPNAPGRDPIVTRILWLTGNETGNRNAYERCIYIHGTTEEKMIGKPASFGCIRMKSSDVIVLFDMLSVGSQVTIVNENVRKALNSFALAKLQPMQMGAVSITAPK from the coding sequence ATGCAGGGAATCAGAATCCTATTCATCGTTTTACTGAGTGCTGTCGCCGTCCAGGCGCAGGCTTTTTTCGCTCCGGTTCGCGAAGCCATCATCAGTGTGCCCGACCAGAAGCTGGTCGTGATGGAAGGCACCAAAAAAATTGCCAGTTTCCCTGTTTCCACGTCGAAGTTTGGCATCGGCGACCGTCACAATAGCTGGTCCACGCCGCTCGGGTCTCTGCGGGTCGCGCAAAAGATTGGCGATCACATTCCGCCCGGAGCCGTCTTTCGCCGCCGCCAGCCCACGGGGGAAATTTTACAGCCCAATGCGCCAGGCCGTGATCCGATTGTAACTCGAATCCTGTGGCTTACCGGCAACGAAACCGGCAATCGGAACGCCTACGAACGCTGCATTTACATCCACGGCACGACCGAGGAAAAGATGATTGGCAAGCCAGCCAGCTTTGGCTGCATCCGGATGAAATCGAGCGATGTCATCGTCCTGTTCGACATGCTTTCGGTCGGTTCCCAAGTGACCATCGTCAATGAAAACGTCCGCAAAGCGCTTAACAGTTTTGCCTTGGCCAAGCTTCAGCCCATGCAAATGGGAGCGGTGTCGATTACCGCTCCCAAGTAG